The Brassica napus cultivar Da-Ae chromosome C7, Da-Ae, whole genome shotgun sequence genome has a segment encoding these proteins:
- the LOC106364734 gene encoding glutathione S-transferase T3-like: protein MDSTNPYTETANFVDLLTSQQGCVPPQAFRYDGFSHGGEVGSSQVHVYSTHCTDTASIGEETPSEGRQRKKWSLTEDVVLISAWLNTSKDPVVGNEQRAGAFWKRIAAYFAASPKVQGGEKRESIQCKQRWQKINDLVSKFSGSYEAATRQKTSGMNENDVVKLAHEIFHNDHKMKFNLKHAWEELRFDQKWCEVASSKLDGSSKKRKCDDGAQSESSHATPNDGEQRPPGVKASKRGSGKRTNEDLKDVSEIKSLWAIKEKDLEVKERLSRMGLLETLIAKKEPLSDFEEALKTKLISEMLGGSV, encoded by the exons ATGGATTCAACGAATCCATATACTGAGACCGCCAATTTTGTTGACCTTCTTACAAGTCAACAAGGTTGTGTCCCTCCTCAAGCCTTTCGTTATGATGGTTTCTCGCATGGTGGGGAGGTCGGATCATCACAAGTCCATGTCTATAGTACTCACTGTACTGACACTGCAAGCATCGGTGAAGAGACACCATCAGAGGGACGACAGAGGAAGAAATGGAGTCTCACCGAGGATGTTGTGCTTATTAGCGCATGGTTGAACACTAGCAAGGACCCTGTTGTAGGCAACGAGCAAAGAGCTGGTGCTTTCTGGAAGCGGATAGCTGCTTACTTTGCAGCTAGTCCAAAGGTGCAAGGTGGTGAAAAGCGAGAGTCAATCCAGTGCAAGCAGAGATGGCAGAAGATAAACGATCTCGTCTCCAAGTTTTCTGGATCCTATGAGGCGGCAACAAGACAGAAGACAAGTGGAATGAATGAGAATGATGTAGTTAAGCTGGCACACGAGATCTTCCACAATGATCACAAGATGAAATTCAATCTTAAACATGCGTGGGAGGAGCTACGGTTTGACCAGAAATGGTGTGAAGTAGCTAGTAGTAAGCTTGATGGAAGCAGTAAGAAGCGCAAGTGTGACGATGGGGCTCAGTCCGAAAGCTCTCACGCAACCCCCAATGATGGTGAGCAACGTCCTCCTGGTGTTAAGGCATCAAAACGAGGAAGTGGTAAGAGAACCAATGAAGACCTCAAGGATGTCTCAGAGATAAAGAGCTTATGGGCAATTAAGGAGAAAGATTTGGAAGTGAAAGAAAGATTGTCCAGGATGGGCCTGCTTGAGACTCTCATTGCCAAAAAAGAGCCTCTCTCTGACTTTGAAGAAGCTTTAAAGACGAAGCTTATTTCAGAAATGTTGG GCGGCTCAGTGTAG
- the LOC106382002 gene encoding uncharacterized protein LOC106382002 has protein sequence MDGFPTDEERLTRRDSVGKKRVRDELDELVINSPDVKRLRDDLFDDSGHDPATQDLDSLMKSFEDELTNTTAQQSGETQPDLGYLFEASDDELGLPPPQPSTLLPPSSGETKETELVRASSDSSGVGELRGIEEPVTGFGSFELDDGLFEYSDVSLDSGDLFSWRPETLPAE, from the coding sequence ATGGACGGTTTTCCAACTGATGAGGAGAGGCTAACTCGGCGTGACTCGGTTGGTAAGAAGCGAGTCAGAGACGAGTTGGATGAGTTAGTTATCAACTCGCCCGACGTAAAGCGGCTGAGAGACGATTTGTTTGATGACTCGGGTCATGACCCAGCCACTCAAGATCTCGACTCGTTGATGAAGAGCTTCGAAGACGAGTTGACGAACACGACGGCGCAACAATCCGGCGAGACTCAGCCGGATCTCGGATATCTTTTCGAAGCTTCCGACGACGAGCTGGGTTTGCCTCCACCGCAACCGTCAACGCTTCTTCCTCCGTCGTCTGGGGAAACAAAGGAGACGGAGTTAGTACGAGCGTCGTCGGATTCATCAGGAGTCGGCGAGTTACGTGGAATTGAGGAGCCTGTTACGGGTTTTGGATCTTTCGAGCTGGATGATGGGCTGTTCGAATATTCCGATGTTTCTTTAGATTCCGGTGACCTGTTTTCATGGCGGCCGGAAACTCTACCGGCGGAGTAA